Genomic DNA from uncultured Desulfuromusa sp.:
TTTGCCGCATATCAGCTCCGGGGTGAATCTATCCCTATCCCACCGAAAGAGACCGCACTTGGCGCCCTGCTGAGTCATTTATCAACAGCAGAAGCCGCCGGATTTCAGCCGATGAATATTAATTATGGCCTCTTCCCTCCCCTGGAAGGACGGAAGATGAAACGGGCCGATCGCCGTTTGGCCATGGCAGAGCGCGCACTGACGGAGCTCCCTAAATGGTGGAATGAAATCGCTGTCAAAAGGGAGAGATGCTGATGGAAAATCAGCTGATTCTGGCATCGGCATCACCTCGCAGACGGGAATTGTTACGACAGATCGGACTTGAATTTCAGGTTGTCCCCAGTCGGGCTGAGGAGCAGATTCTTCCGAATGAAACGCCGGAAGAGCATGTTATCCGCCTCAGTCTCGATAAGGCAACTGAGGTCGCAAATCGTGACCACATATCAGGTCGCTGGTTTATCGGCAGTGACACTATTGTTCTCTGTGACAACCGGATTCTGGGAAAACCTGAAAATGAGGCGCATGCCGCAACAATGTTAAAACAACTCTCCGGGAGGCAGCATCAGGTTCTTTCCGGCTATGCTGTGATTGACCGGCAAACGGGCAAACAACGTGCTGAAGCCGTCAGTACCCGAGTCTGGTTTCGTCAATTGACAGACGTGGAAATCACAGGCTACATTGCCACCGGAGAACCTGCTGACAAGGCAGGAGCTTATGCAATTCAGGGACTGGGCATCTGCTTTGTTTCCAAGATTGAAGGAAGCTACACCAATGTTGTCGGGCTTCCCCTTTGTAAACTGACTCTGGCAATGAAGGAGCTGGGGATCCCGCTATTGATATAATCCTTGTGGAGCAAAATCGATGAATAATATTGCCGACAATATTCAAAAAATTCATGCGCGCATTAACAATGCCTGTCAAATCTCCGGACGCAATCCTGAAGAGGTCAAGCTGGTTGCGGTTTCTAAAATAAAACCGGCAGACATGATCGAAGAGGCCTTCCATTCAGGGCAAAAAATATTTGGAGAAAGCTACGTTCAGGAGTTTCGTGACAAACACCCTCTGGTCTCCGCTCCCGTGGAATGGCACTTCATCGGGGGCTTACAGAGCAATAAAGTTAAATATCTGCGGGGAAAAGTATCCACAATTCATTCTGTTGACCGCCTCTCCCTTGCGCAGGAAATTGATCGCCAATGGGGGAAAACCGACAAAACCGTGGATATTTTTTTACAGGTCAACGTTGGTGACGAATCAAGTAAAGCCGGATGTTCTCCAGAGGAACTGGAAAGCCTTGTCCGCTCAGTGGCCCCATTGCCGAATCTTAAAATTAAAGGGCTGATGTGTCTACCGCCGCATTTTGATGACCCCGAGCTGGTTCGCCCATTCTTCAAGCAGTTAAAAGAACTTGCTGAACAGATTAACAATCTGCATTTACCCGCCGTCAGCATGGATGAGCTGTCAATGGGGATGAGTGGCGATTTCGAAGTTGCCGTCGAGGAAGGGGCAACATTCGTCAGGATTGGGACAGCCATTTTCGGTGCCCGGACAAAAAAGGCATAGAATAAAAATGATTGATTATCTTCTTTTTGACCTTGATGGAACTCTGGTTGATTCGGTTCCGGACCTCACCCTCTCTCTCAACCTGCTCCGCGCTGAACTGGGTTGTGCCCCACTATCGGAACAACAAGTTGGGCCGATGATTGGCGATGGGGTCAGTGTTCTGGTCAAGCGAGCTTTGGGAGAAAATCTCTACGAGGCTGATCACCGGGACCGGTTCATGCAATTATACGAAAGTCACCTTCTGGATCAAACCCGTTGCTATCCGGGGATAGAAAAACTCCTGAGCAAACATCCAGCAGATAACATGGCCATTGTCACCAATAAGCCTTATCATTTAACCATGAAGCTACTTGATGGACTGAAGCTGACACCCCATTTCAAAATAATTATCGGTGGTGACAGCTTTGCCGAAAAAAAACCCCATCCACTACCGGTCATCAAGGCGCTGGAGGGGTTATCTGCTGACCCGAAACAAGCCGTGATGATCGGGGATCATCATACCGATCTCTATTCAGGTCGTGAAGCTGGAACAGCGACATGCTTTTGTGCCTATGGCATGGGCCACACAGACGGATTGACAACCGAATATTATGCGGAAAAATCCACCGATCTGCTGCAACTTTTCCCTGGATCCTCTTTTGACTGAGAAAGTGCTGACACCCCGAGAGATTGCCTTTTTCTTTTTCCCCCTGGTTCTCAATGTTCAGCTGATGAGCATCTCCCATACCATCATTAATGGAGCCCTGGCGCGTCTTGATGATTATGTCACGGCTCTGGCCGGGATGTCCGTCGCTCTCGTGGTCCACCTGCTTATTGCTTCCCCCTCGTACCAGAATCACACCATTACCATTGCCATGGTCCGTGGGCGAAAATCGATGATCAGCGTGTTGATTTTTATCGGCTTGATCGCCGTTTATGTTGCTGCCATGCTTTCATTGATCGCTTTTACCCCTCTTGGCGATATTGTTCTGATTAAAATCCTGGGAACCCCGGAACTGATTGCCGCTGAAGCAAAAAAAGCTCTCTACGTCCTGGCATTTCTCCCCTTTTTTACCGGCATCCGCGGCTTCTGCCAGGGGCTGATTATCCGTGCACGAAGAACCAGCCTGGTCTCTCTTGCCACCGGAGTCAGAGTCGCCGGCCTGTTCGCATTTCTCTCGATTGGATTCAGGTTTTTTTCCGGTGCCCAGCTTGGAGCCATCGCTCTGGTTGGTTGCGTTATAACAGAGACGCTGGTCATCTCCTGGCTTGCCTGGAAAACCCACATCCCGTTTCCAACAGGAGAAGCAGAAAAAACCACAGCTCAAGTGTTACGCTATTCTTTTCCATTGGCTTACTCATCATGTCTGCAACAGACAATTCCATTGCTCATCAGTTCAATTATCGGTCGTCTGCAAGACGGGGCTCTGGCTCTGGCAGCTTTCGGGGTGATTCGTGGATTTTTATTCCTTTTGGCCGGGCCGATGCGCAACCTGCAACAAGCATATCTAACCCTGGTCAAAACAGCAGATGATAACCGGACCCTGTTCCGCTTCAGCTTTATCTTTGCCATTGTCTTAGGCCTTCTGGTTCTATTAACCGCAGGGCCTTTGAATCAGGCTATTCTCGGACAACTACTTGGTGTCGAGCCGGACTTACGCCACTATTTGCGCTGGGCTCTGGCTGCATGTTCCATTTTTCCACTGTTCTACGGGCTAACAAACCTTCTTCGCGGTTGGTTTGCCGGAGCAGATCAAACCAGACAATTGGGCCATTCAACCCTTTTGAAAAGTTCCTTTCTCCTCATTCTCTGGTGGCCCCTTGTGACCTGGCAACCACCTGTCTCCGGAATAGCCATCGCTATCGGGTTATTACTTGCGGCGGAAATACTGGAATCATGTTATCTCTACTACCAGCGTCAACATCAGCCGGAGAAGATCCGCCACGCGGCCCCACTCTGAAATAAATATTGTGTTCAGCACTGAAATCCCCCAGAATAAAATCAAAACGACAGCCCAAATTCAACAGTCGTGCAGAGTTGCAAGAGAGGATTTACTTTGGCATCAAAATCTATTCAAGCCCCGGGATCGGTGGTCATTATTCGCCCACACAGATTCCATCCCAATCCGGAAACAGCCTCCGATAATGCATTCCAACGAATTGACACAAAGCGAACGACCCGGCAAGCAGCAGAAGATGCCTATAGAGAAGTCAGTGAAGCGGCTGTAAAACTCGAAAAAAGCGGGATTCTCGTCCATATTTTTGAAGACCATGGTGAAAAAGAAACCCCTGATTCCGTTTTTCCGAACAACTGGTTCAGCACCCATCCGGGTGGGCATGTAGCCGTCTATCCAATGTATTCTCCCAGTCGCAGACGAGAACGCCGCTATGACATTCTGGAGATGCTCAAAGCGGAATATCGGGTGCAGGATATTATCGATTATTCATGTCTGGAGTATGACGGATTATTTCTCGAAGGCACAGGAGCTATGGTTCTTGATCATATTGACCGCGTTGCCTATACCGCTCGATCAAATCGTGCCAATGCGATTGCCTTAGAAAGATTCTGCACCCATTTTAATTTTGAACCTATGGCCTTTGATGCAACGGATACAAATGGTCATCTTGTCTATCACACCAACGTGATGATGTGTATTGGAACCGACTTTGCCATGGTCGGCTTCGATATGATCAATGACAAGGCGCGCCGTGATGAAATCTATTCGCGACTGCAGGGGGTCGGAAGAGATATGGTTGAGCTCAGCAACCATCAGATTGAAGAGTTTGCGGGAAATGCCATAGAACTGTTTACAGGAACCCGAAGAATTCTTGTCATCTCGTCACGAGCCGTCGCAGCTTTAACTCCGGGGCAAAAGAAAACAATTGAGAAATCTGTTGAAATCGTCCCCATTTCTATTCCGACAATTGAACTCGCAGGAGGCTCAATCCGCTGCATGCTTGCCGGAATCCACCTATCAAGGCGTTAGAAGTTGCTTTAGCTCCGGCTTTTCCGATGACAAACACCGTGGAATTATGGTTAAATGCTGCGTTTAAAATCCAGAATACAGCCACCACGAAAAGGAGTTCAATATGTACAGCTGTTCTGATCTAAAAAAAGGGCTTAAATTACTGATTGATGGGGAACCACATGTCATCGTTCAGTATGACTTTACCAAGCCGGGAAAAGGTCAATCTTTATATAAATGCAAACTCCGTAACATGATTACGGGATCACTATTTGACCGGACCTACCGCAGTGGAGAATCCTTTGAACCCGCCAGTCTGGAAGAACGTGACATGCAGTATCTCTATCAGGATGACAGCGGTCATGTCTTTATGGATAAAAAAACCTATGAACAGGTTATTCTCACAGAAGAAACGCTCGGAGATGATAAATATTTTCTGATTGACAATATGGATGTAGAAATTCTGATGTACGGCGAACGAGCCATCGGAATCAGCCTCCCCAACTTTGTCAACCTGCGTGTCACTCAATCGGATCCCTGGGTCAAGGGCGATACTGCAGCTGGAAACAACAAACCGGCAACAGTTGAAACGGGTTATACCCTACAGGTCCCCTCCTTCGTAGAAGAAGGAACCCTGATTCAGATTGATACCCGCACCGGAAACTATGTCACTCGCGTCAAAGAATAATGATAGAGCCTAATTGGCAGTTGGCTCGCAAGCGGCAGACTTTAGAAAAACGAGCTCGAATTATTCAACAGATTCGAGCTTTTTTTATCACTCATCATTTTCTGGAGATTGAAACGCCCCATCGCATTCCTGCTAATGCCCCAGAGTTAAATATTGACGCAGTGCCTTCCGCCGACTGGTTTCTACAAACATCTCCAGAGCTTTGTATGAAACGTCTCCTGGCTGCAGGTTACCCGAATCTCTTTCAGATCTGTCGCTGCTGGCGCGACGGCGAGAGAAGCAACACCCATTTACCTGAATATAGTATGCTGGAGTGGTATCGGAGCCACTGTGACTATCGACAACTGATGGCTGATTGTGAATCACTTTTATCCCATCTGAGCCCGGATCAGGAAATAACCTGGCAGGGGCAAACAATCAACTTATCTTCCCCTTGGCCACGAATCACAATAGCTGATGCTTTTTTGCAATTCAGTTCCATTCCGTTAGCGAAAGCACTCGCCACAGATGAGTTCGATTCTGTCATTGCCTTTGAAATAGAACCGAACTTGCCGAAAAATAAGCCTGTCTTTCTTATTGAATATCCGGTCGAGCATGCTTCTTTAGCGAGAAAAAAAACATCGGCTCCTACCGTTGCAGAACGTTTTGAACTGTATATTGGAGGACTGGAAATCGCCAATGCCTTCTCCGAACTCACTGACCCGATTGAGCAGCAACAACGCTTCCGTGATGAAGAATCTCAGCGCCGCAAACAAGGGAAATGCCCTTACCCAAACCCGGAACCATTTATCAAAGAACTGACGACCCTTCCCCCTTCAGCAGGGATTGCGCTTGGAGTGGATCGCTTGATAATGCTGTTCTGTGACATCAATATCATTGATGATGTCGTTAGCCTAACCCCGGAACAGCTATAAAAAAATTCGCGGAACAACTCAAATAAATGAAAGCATCGGGAATTATTTTTTAGAATAAGTATTGGCCGGTTTGAAATTATTTTATTCCAATCAATCAACAAACAACGTCCCACCCTTTCTCAGCTAATCTTTTGCACAATCCGATAAACACTCGTATTTTCGACATTCGTCTGCGACTTCAAAAGAAAAAACTCGCAAACGATAAATATAACAGCATTCTATTTTACAAAGAACTATTGACTTCAATATATAACAACGTATTATACCGCTATCAATAACAACCAAGATAGCTCATTTATTATCAGTTGATTCCAAAATATATATAGTAATTTCGATCATATAGCAGATAAACACATCATTATCCAGACACATAACTGGTTTTTATTAATTTTGTCAGCGAGATTTGCTCGACCTCGCACAGTTGAGAGAGGAGATTACTTATGGGACATGGACCCGCCGTAAAGCTCGGAAAAGATGATGCTTCAGGCTACAAAACAAAACTAGGTGTGAAAATGTTTATTGTCTACACTCTGGTCTACGCCGCTTTTGTCGTCCTAAACACAACGAACCCTAAAATAATGGAATCAATCATTTTAGGACAAACTGCTGCCGTCATATGGGGATTTGGACTCATTGTCCTCGCACTGGTAATGGCCCTTATTTACAACCGTCTCTGCACCAAAGCAGAAGAACAGATGAACAGCTAGGAGGCTGCTGACATGATTTACACACAATCCCCCCTGGCTATCGGCCTGTTTATTTTCTTCGTTCTTTTTGTTTTGGGATTATCTTTCTACCTGTCCCGACGTGCCAGCTCTGCAGAAGGTTATTATGCTGCAGGTGGTAACATTCACTGGGCTACAAACGGTATTGCTTTTGCCGGGGATTACCTTTCAGCAGCATCATTTTTAGGTATCTGCGGCATGATTGCAACAGCCGGTTATGACGGCTGGATGTATTCGATTGGTTATCTGGCCGGCTGGATTGTTGCTTTATTCCTAGTTGCAGAGCCCATGAAGCGCCTGGGAAAATATACTTTTACAGATGCCCTGGATTCAAAGTTTAACTCCAAACCCATTCAGCTAATGGCTGCTATTTCAACTTTATTGGTTTCGGTGTTTTACCTCATTCCCCAGATGGTTGGCGCGGGGGTTCTGGTTCAGCCGTTACTGGGGCTGCCTCACTGGGTCGGCGTATGTATTGTTGGCATTGTTGTCACTCTTATCGTCGCAACAGCAGGGATGGCATCCACGACTTATGTCCAGTTTTTTAAAGGTGGCATGCTCCTGATCATGTCGACAATTCTGGTCGCACTGGTTCTTTTTCGAGGTCTTTCAACGACTCCAGCTGACAATAACGGAGCCCCATATCACGATTTTAAAACCTTACATGCAAACAGTGCACTTGTGATTGAAGAGTCTGGATACGCTGTCGTCGCCGGAATCGATTCTGAATTTGGGAAAGAGGGATTCGTTAAACTGTCCAAAGATGGTCAGGAGTCTGTCTGGAAGCTGATTAAATCAGACACCGGTTACACTCTGGAAGAAACTTTATTCGTCACAAAATTGGCTGATGGAACAAAGCTGTTCAACGGAGCCGTAGCCGAAGAGGGAAAATTCTTTCCAATCGGGCACATCAAAGAACTCCGTATAAAAGGCGAGGAAGTTGCTGCGACTGGTGCAGTAGGTCCATTGGCTTTTCTTTCTGCAATAAAAGACTCCACAATCGTGCTCTGGGGGAAAAAATATATCAAAGTGGGTGACAACACCACGACGATTTATTATCAGAAACCAACCCCGGGCGCTCGGGTTCTTCGCCCTGGGCTTAAATTCAAGGTAGACAATGCCACGGGAATACAAAAATTTAACTTCATGTCCCTGATGCTGGCATTATTCTGCGGGACAGCAGCCCTTCCCCACATATTAATTCGCTACTATACGGTTCCAAGCCAGGCTGCTGCACGGAAATCAACAATTGTCGCTATTGCAGCAATCGGATTTTTCTATATTCTGACCTTATTTATGGGGATGGGAGCCATGACAAATGGTGTCATCAACATAACGGACAACAACATGTCTGCACCATTACTGGCCTTGTCCTTCGGCTTCATCATGTTCTCAGTCATATCATCTCTTGCTTTTGCGACTGTCCTGGGAACTGTTTCCGGCCTTATTGTTGCGGCATCCGGAGCTATAGCCCACGATTTAATGGATAATTTCCTCGGCATGAAAATGTCTGATCGGGGTAAGGTACGCGCCGGTAAAATTTCAGCTGTCATCATCGGATGTATCGCTATTTATCTTGGAATTGTCTTTGAGGGAATGAATGTCTCCTTTTTAGTTGGTTGGGCTTTTGCGGTCGCTGCATCAGCAAACCTACCCGCTATCTTGATGCTGCTTTTCTGGAGCAAAACAACAGCTAAAGGCATTGCAGCTTCGATCTTTATTGGTTTAACCAGCTCCTTAGGACTTATTCTGCTTTCACCGGATATGTGGGTCCGCTACGGAAACCTGCCATCTGAGGCACCAATACAGTTCAATAGCCCTGCACTTATTTCCATCCCCCTCTCTTTCCTGGCTTTGGTCATCGTCTCAATGATGACACAAAAAGATGTGAACATTGGCCACTCAAGCGAAGCAGCATAGATGGATAGTTAGCTTGTACTTCGGATAATTTCCTGCAATACTTTGAGCCGCCTTCGGGCGGCTCATTTTTAATTTAAAAACACGACGACAGGAAACAAGTTATGAAACGATTTCGTGCCACCATCATTGCAATCTGCCTTATTCTCGGTTGGCTTGGCTATACCGATTTGAGTTTATTACTCCGGAATCAGAACCCCTTGGACGTTTCAATTTCCGAACTGGAATCAACCGGTCCCCCGCGTGAATGGCTGACAATACATGATGGCTATCAGGACTTGGCCCAGGCGATTAACATGTCGGGAACAATGGAAATTGGGTCTTTTCTGGTTCCACTGAAAAGTTCAATTCATGCCCAGGAGATCAACGTCTGGTTTGAAACCCGCGATCCTGAAATCATTGATACTTTAAAAAAGTACTATTTTTTACTTGAAACAGAGGAACAACAGAAAGACTTCCTGGAGGAGAACCGACAGTTTTTTTCTGCCCAAAGAGCAATCACAGGAATGACTGTAGATAATCTTGTTGCAGACTCAAACAGAAAAAAACTTACAAAATTACTGCTGGATATGAATATCCCCCTCTCTGACAACACTATTTTTATCAGTGAGGGCAAAAAACCTGCGGTCTGGCGTGGAATTTTTTTCATAGGAATAGCAATTGTAGGACTGATAAAGGTGGCTTTGAGCAACAAAAATTCTTCTTGAAATGAAAAGGCCGAAGACAAGTCTTCGGCCTTAATAGATGAGCATTGATTTGGATTGATCACCCGACTCTTGTATGCCTGTGACGAGATCGATTGGCTAAAATTATCGGATCAATCACCTCACCGCAAGTGCTGCATTTCCAGGCATCAAACTCCCTGACAAAATCATAATACTTTTCAGTATACATCCTCCCTTTACACTTTGGACATTTCATCTGTGACCCCCATCGCTAAGATACCGAAGAAAACTTCCCCAAACAGCGTCTACGAAAATAAGATACAGGAGTTATGCCAAATTTTAAGTCAGATTCGCCAGCAACATCTCAACACATCAAATCATGTTGTACTTCATAGACTTACCGCGATTTTATAAATTCTCCCCGCACAATTATTTAATGATAAACCATAAAACGACTCAGCCCCAATCGGCATTTTATTGACGATAAGAACAACCAGCAGCATAAATAAATCCCAGATAACGAGATAAAGAAGACGACAACCCCTTGAAAAAAGGTTATTCCAGCTAACTTCGCCATAAATATGACAGCATAAACCCTATCGCCAAAACAATGACGAATCAAGAAAACATGGTTACCATTCTTTCTTTACTGGTTATCTTTGTACAATTTATAGACCAATGCATCTGCCAGAGCCTGATAAGAGGCATCGATAACATTGGTACTGACACCTACGGTTCCCCAACGCTGGTCATGATCACCAGACTCCACCAGAACCCTGATCACAGAATCAGTTCCCTGATTCGTCGGCAGAACCCGCACTTTATAATCAAGTAATTTCACATCAGCGATCTGCGGGTAAAAGTTCACCAGAGCCTTACGCATAGCAAAATCCAAAGCGTTAACAGGACCATTACCATCGGCAGCAGTATGTTCTACTTGACCACCGACTTTCACCTTGATCGTTGCTTCAGAAACAGGAGCCTTGTCACTTTCGCGTAACGTATCTATGACTCGAAATGCAGTTATTGAAAAATAGTGCTTCAATTTTCCCATAGCTTTGAGCATCAACAATTCGAAAGACGCTTCCGCCCCCTCAAACTGAAACCCCTGATTCTCCATCTCTTTGATGTCTTCAAGAATTTCCAGGGTTACTGGATCTTTACTATCAAGTTCGATGCCGCATTCTTCGGCCTTGGCAAGAATATTTGAACGACCGGACAGATCAGAAACCAGAATACGGGTCCGATTGCCAATCAGCTCTGGACGAATATGCTCATAGGTTTCAGGATGGCGTTGAATAGCAGAGACATGCACTCCGCCTTTATGAGCAAAAGCAGAGTTACCCACGTAAGGCTGGTGTTTATTCGGTGTCAGGTTTGCTAATTCATAGACATAGCGTGAAGCACTGCGCAACGTCGCCAGCTTCCCCTCACCAAGACACTCGTGCCCCATCTTCAGGGCCAACGACGGGATAATGGCACAAAGATCGGCATTGCCACAGCGTTCCCCAAAACCATTAACAGTTCCCTGGACGTGTTTCGCACCAAATTTCACTGCCATGAGGGAATTTGCGACAGCACAACCACTATCATTGTGGGCATGAATCCCGATCGGGGTTGATACTGCATTCTGCACGGCTTCCATAATAGCAGGGAACTCATGTGGCAAAGTACCGCCATTAGTATCACAGAGAACAATACAGTCGACATCTGCTTCTGCAGCTGCCTGCAAGCTCTTTAATGCATATTCAGGGTTGGATTTATACCCATCAAAAAAATGTTCCGCATCGTAAATAACCTCGCCAACCCGTTGTTTCAGATACGCCAGAGAATCATTGATCAGCTCCAGATTTTCCTCTAAAGAGATCCGTAAAGCCTCACGTACATGGAAATCCCAGGTCTTCCCAAAAATGGTGACCGTATCGGGTTTAGCCTCTATCAACATTTGAATGTTATTATCTTCTGCAGGAGTTATCCGAGCTCGCCGGGTCGAACCAAAAGCAGTAACTTTACTGTGCTTCAGAGTTTCATTCTGGATTGCCTGAAAAAAAGTGATGTCCTTGGGATTTGAGCCGGGCCATCCCCCCTCAATATAATCAATCCCCAGCTCGTCCAGCCGCTTGGCAATACGCACCTTGTCTTCAACCTGAAATGAAATATCTTCAGCCTGGGTTCCATCCCTCAATGTTGTGTCATACAATAAAATTTTGGCCATTGGCTTGCCCTTCTTCTCGATATAGTTCTTATCTGCAAAGATCCTGCAAAGCAGCAGTTAACTCTTCAAGGTTGTCACCCTGAAGGCGCATGGAGATTTCGCGCTGAACAGCAGAAATGCGGGTCAACGTCACCCACAATCCCGGTGTTTCCAAATTATTCAATTTTTCAGGCCACTCAATAAGAGCGACACCAGAACCATAGGCGTATTCATCAAAGCCAAGCTCGATCAATTCATCGGGCTCAGACAGGCGGTACAGGTCAAAGTGATACAGATCAAGTCGAGCAGAGTAATGGTTCATTAAAGTGAAAGTCGGACTGGTGATGGGAATTTGTGGATCAACCCCCAACCCACGGGCGACTCCACGTGCAAAAACAGTTTTTCCCACCCCAAGATCGCCCTGCAACAGAATCCTGACGGGTTGTTCAAGTAACCGACCTAATTTTTCTCCCAACTCCAGTGTCTGTGATTCCTCATCACTAACAACTGACAACAAATGCAAATCAGTCCTCCATCGCCCGGATCAGGTCAAGGCGAGCAACCACTCCAAGCATTTTCTTGTCACTTACAACGGGCAACAGATGAACCTTATGCTGGCCCATTAAGGCCGCTAATTCACGAACAGAGTTCTCCGGGGAACAGGTAATAGGATCTTTACAATAGAGCTCACCAACTGTGGTTGCCGTGACCCGATCCACTTCTTCCTGAAAACGCTTCTCACTGCCAAAGGAGAAAACCCAATCAAACAATGTCATAACAGTCGGAATATGGAGAGGCTTATGTTGCTCAATCAAATCCGTCTCACTGATGACACCAACGAGATTTTCGTCTTCATCAAGAACAGGCAAGTTGCTGAAACGGGTTTCGACAAATTTTTTAGCCAGATCCTTCAGGCTGGTATCCAATCTTACAGAAACAACTTCAGTTGTCATAATATCTCTTGCTGTCAACATTATCAGACTCCTTTCACCAGCTCTTGTCGAGCAACCGGTAGATAACACAGTATATCAGAAGCAATCATACCCGCGGTTCCCTGAGTCGCGGATACCAGTTCTGCCGCACGACCATGAAGCCAGGCACCAAGACTTGCCGCCGAAAAGCCATCAAGCCCCTGTGCTAACAAGCCACCGATTAATCCCGTCAGAACATCGCCGCTGCCGCCACTGCTCAGACCGTCATTTCCAGTCGCGTTGATGTTGACACGACCGTCCGGAGCAGCAATGACGGTACGCGCTCCCTTCAGCAACAAAACAACACCATGCTTCGCAGCAAATTCCTGGGCAACAACGTACCGATTGGCTTCAATTTCAGCAACAGACAAACCGGTCAAACGCGACAT
This window encodes:
- the cimA gene encoding citramalate synthase; translation: MAKILLYDTTLRDGTQAEDISFQVEDKVRIAKRLDELGIDYIEGGWPGSNPKDITFFQAIQNETLKHSKVTAFGSTRRARITPAEDNNIQMLIEAKPDTVTIFGKTWDFHVREALRISLEENLELINDSLAYLKQRVGEVIYDAEHFFDGYKSNPEYALKSLQAAAEADVDCIVLCDTNGGTLPHEFPAIMEAVQNAVSTPIGIHAHNDSGCAVANSLMAVKFGAKHVQGTVNGFGERCGNADLCAIIPSLALKMGHECLGEGKLATLRSASRYVYELANLTPNKHQPYVGNSAFAHKGGVHVSAIQRHPETYEHIRPELIGNRTRILVSDLSGRSNILAKAEECGIELDSKDPVTLEILEDIKEMENQGFQFEGAEASFELLMLKAMGKLKHYFSITAFRVIDTLRESDKAPVSEATIKVKVGGQVEHTAADGNGPVNALDFAMRKALVNFYPQIADVKLLDYKVRVLPTNQGTDSVIRVLVESGDHDQRWGTVGVSTNVIDASYQALADALVYKLYKDNQ
- the tsaE gene encoding tRNA (adenosine(37)-N6)-threonylcarbamoyltransferase complex ATPase subunit type 1 TsaE, encoding MHLLSVVSDEESQTLELGEKLGRLLEQPVRILLQGDLGVGKTVFARGVARGLGVDPQIPITSPTFTLMNHYSARLDLYHFDLYRLSEPDELIELGFDEYAYGSGVALIEWPEKLNNLETPGLWVTLTRISAVQREISMRLQGDNLEELTAALQDLCR
- a CDS encoding CBS domain-containing protein, with amino-acid sequence MLTARDIMTTEVVSVRLDTSLKDLAKKFVETRFSNLPVLDEDENLVGVISETDLIEQHKPLHIPTVMTLFDWVFSFGSEKRFQEEVDRVTATTVGELYCKDPITCSPENSVRELAALMGQHKVHLLPVVSDKKMLGVVARLDLIRAMED